The region GTGAATGTGCGATAGCACGCGCGGCATTAACCTGTCGAGTACCTGTCGCCCCCGTTGCCCTATGGGGTGCTTTTCCAGCTCTTGTTTGAAATTGTACAACCCCTGCCATGTCGTGGCTTGTTGCCAGTTAGTGGCAATGTCCTGCTGCCAACTAAAATGGCTATCGTCAGACCAATTGTCTAACCACAAGGTTTGCCAGTCTGCGTCAACATCTTCATGGTTCGGTGTTGCTTCACCAATTAGGTGGTTGAACTCCTCGTGCACGACCTCTAGATGCGCTGTCAGTGCCGCCATAAATACTAGCCAATCCACAAAGCCGAGTACTTGTATCAAGCGCGCTTGGTTAAGCTCATCATCGGGTAATGTCTGCGTTTGCTGATCATCAATCGCTTGCAGCACATTCTCCACGCGCCTTAAAAAGCAATAGGCCGCCGCCAACACTTGGGCACTCTGTGCTGGCATCACCTCATTTTCAACCAACAGAGGGAGAGCCGTCAGCAGATTGCGTTGCTGTAGGGCTTTGATACGACCGCCGCGGATCAACTGAAAAACCTGCACAATAAACTCTACTTCGCGAATGCCACCCGCGCCCAGCTTAATGTTATGCGTCAACTGCTTACGCCTAACTTCTTGGCTGATCATCAACTTCATTTTGCGCAGGCTTTCAATGACGCTAAAGTCAATGTAACGGCGATATACAAAAGGCCGAAGTAAATTGCTTAGCTGCACGTGGTAAGGGCTATCACCAATTGGCCTTGCTTTGAGCATGGCATAGCGCTCCCAATCGCGCCCTTGCTCCTGGTAGTAATCTTCTAGCGCCGCAAAGCTCAGCACTAAGGGACCACTTTCACCAAATGGTCGCAAGCGCATATCCACACGGTAAACAAAGCCGTCGGCTGTTTGCTGATTTAGGGCGGTAATCAACTTTTGCCCTAAGCGAGTAAAAAACGTGTGGTTATCGAGCGATTTACGCGCCCCTCGAGTTTCACCCGTTTGTGGATAAACAAAAATAAGATCGATATCCGACGAAAAATTCAGCTCACCACCGCCGAGTTTTCCCATCCCGTAAACAATCAACTGCTGCACCTGACCATCATCACTGTGTGGTATGCCCCAGCGGGTTTGGCAAAAATCCGTTAACCAATTTAACGCCGCAAGAATTAGCGCATCAGCCAATGCTGTCAGCCGGCTAAGTGACACTTCCAGTGCTACTTGCCCGACCATATCAGCAGCTGCGATGTGCGCCATCACTCGTTGGCGATATTGTCGCAGCGTCCGGTGCATCGCCTCTTCATTGTCAACGGATGCAAGTAAGCTTGTCAGTTCAGCCAGATAATTAGGCAGCTCAGTGATACTGAGTTTGTCATCACTAAATATCTGTGCAATCGCTGCTGGTTGTTGCTCAAATACGCGGTAAACAAAGTCACTTAAACACACTGCGTTAACCAGTGCCTCAAACGCTTGGCCATCTAGCCCATCAATAGCGTTTTTATGATTCTCAATAAGCTGCTGCGCTCGATGTTCGGCCAATTGGCTAAGCGAAGCAGAGTGTTGGAATAACGGGTCAGTTGGAATCGACAGGTTTGGCATACTTTCCCTTCTCGACGATGTGGCAAGCAGATAATGGTTTAATCAATATAGAATAACGTTTAGCATGACATGGATGTAATACTCGTGATGCAAATTCGGCATAAACTTAATGTTGATCACAAAACTGTTGCAAACTGTGTCTCAGCCAGAGTTTCAATAGACATATTATGTCACGAATGTTATTAATGAATGATAACCATAGCATTTTTAAGGATGAGATGGCACAAATGCAAATCACCAAAACCCTAATATTAGCATTAGCCTTGCTCTTGAGCGCCTGTGGCGACCCTGTACAAGAGCAAATTGATGCACAAATTCCATTGACCGAGCAGCGCGTTCAGCAACTTGGCCAAATGCTCGATGAAGGCCAAATTCGCAACGCGAAATTTATCAAACAATACGCAGCACAAGTGGCGCAGAAATCGCCTCAGCTGGCAACCATTGCCGATGAATTTCGCAAAGACGCGACCACACAGGGGCCGCTGTATGTCGCGCTGCTTGAGCGGATAGACTTAGTAAAAAACCAACCACAAATGTTTGCCAGCAAACAGGCACGGTTTGAGGAACTGCTCAATATTTACCAAGCTGCCGACCCTGTACTTTTTTCAGACGCCCTCAGTGACCCACTCAATGTACTCGCTGATATGTCAGACGGCGAATTACCACGCGTTAATGCGATGTCGAAGAATCAAAGTATGGCAGCCAACAATGCACAAGACTTTGGCGTTGGTGAACAGCTGATTGGCAACCCCGCCTACGGCCAATGGCAAACCGACAGCAACGGCATGTCGTTTTGGGCGTGGTACGGTGTTTATCGCCTGCTAGACGATGTGCTTGATATTGATGGCTTTGGCCGTAAGCGCCGTGGCAAGGTGTATTACAGCAACTGGGGAAAATCGCGTAATTACAGCTACTATCACGATTACGGCCGCACGCGCTACAGTTCGCCAACACAATTGCGCAAACAAACACAGCTGGAAACTCGCACGCGTAAGTCGTTTGAAAGTCGCGGCCAGCGCTTTACCAGCGCTTATGGCAAAAATCGCAGCGGCGCATCGGGGGTTTCCAGTCAAAGTAAAACAGCGCAAGCAAGCGCCAGTCGATTCTCTTCAAATGCCGCGAATAAAAGCAAATTTGCGAAGACATCAAGCAGTGCCTCGAAAAGTAAATACAGTAAAAGCAATGCCAGTTTCAGAAACAGCAGCAGTAGTACCTCACGCGGATTTCGTCGCGGTAAATAAGGATTAGGAGAATAAAAATGTTAAGCAACTTATTAGAAATTACTGCGTTAAATTCGAATTTAATGACTTTTCTCGCCGTTGATCTCGCCATTGCCATTGCCCTGCTAAGCGCCATGCGTTTTGTTTCAGGCGTGAC is a window of Thalassotalea euphylliae DNA encoding:
- the glnE gene encoding bifunctional [glutamate--ammonia ligase]-adenylyl-L-tyrosine phosphorylase/[glutamate--ammonia-ligase] adenylyltransferase; amino-acid sequence: MPNLSIPTDPLFQHSASLSQLAEHRAQQLIENHKNAIDGLDGQAFEALVNAVCLSDFVYRVFEQQPAAIAQIFSDDKLSITELPNYLAELTSLLASVDNEEAMHRTLRQYRQRVMAHIAAADMVGQVALEVSLSRLTALADALILAALNWLTDFCQTRWGIPHSDDGQVQQLIVYGMGKLGGGELNFSSDIDLIFVYPQTGETRGARKSLDNHTFFTRLGQKLITALNQQTADGFVYRVDMRLRPFGESGPLVLSFAALEDYYQEQGRDWERYAMLKARPIGDSPYHVQLSNLLRPFVYRRYIDFSVIESLRKMKLMISQEVRRKQLTHNIKLGAGGIREVEFIVQVFQLIRGGRIKALQQRNLLTALPLLVENEVMPAQSAQVLAAAYCFLRRVENVLQAIDDQQTQTLPDDELNQARLIQVLGFVDWLVFMAALTAHLEVVHEEFNHLIGEATPNHEDVDADWQTLWLDNWSDDSHFSWQQDIATNWQQATTWQGLYNFKQELEKHPIGQRGRQVLDRLMPRVLSHIHTSSGGEYVLARVLQVVQKIASRTVYLELLFENDGALRHLISLCEQSHWISEYIAKFPILLDELIDPKLLHNPPPLSGYASELQQTMLRIPEEDVETQMNGLRHFKQAQQLRIAAADISGVLPLMKVSDHLTALAETIIAEVIQQAWHQLVTRFGQPRSTLGTDHKGLGVIGYGKMGGIELGYGSDLDLVFVHDCPLNDVTDGAREIAASQFYVKLAQKVMHIFNTRMSSGILYELDMRLRPSGNSGVLVIHVDSFAQYQQNEAWTWEHQALVRARPVFGHQHIVERFAAIRKQVLTSNRNRDELKSQVVAMREKMRAHIDTSSTQCIDIKHGVGGLVDIEFLTQFLVLNYSQQFPLLAQYSDNIRIINDLAQVEILTAQEADQLTESYCSLRNASHRAVLQDDKGLLTQSQFEQMSGSVATIWQRILGNPA